The proteins below are encoded in one region of Diceros bicornis minor isolate mBicDic1 chromosome 14, mDicBic1.mat.cur, whole genome shotgun sequence:
- the C14H6orf141 gene encoding uncharacterized protein C6orf141 homolog has protein sequence MDDPLAGMGVPRPPGATNRAHSPRSLGRAASFPREVRRRAPLAPGAPKTTAARTNGSRGGARQDRRAGENLDCESWVREKVLFLLHPERWMGTREDAAREEVAGGEDLFREGGDDREPDCASRLFPRKKRISGRRVDVDAPSGALPRDPAAPPKSVLVRVMDYQVTQEVLQTEWTKGCMTTRTEECCMTAVTFRTNRE, from the coding sequence ATGGATGACCCTCTTGCCGGGATGGGGGTCCCGCGTCCCCCCGGAGCTACGAATCGCGCGCACTCCCCCCGCAGCCTGGGGCGCGCCGCGTCTTTTCCGCGCGAGGTGAGGCGCAGGGCTCCCCTGGCCCCGGGCGCCCCGAAAACCACGGCGGCGCGGACGAACGGAAGCCGGGGCGGCGCCCGGCAGGACCGCCGGGCCGGAGAGAACCTGGACTGTGAGTCCTGGGTCAGAGAGAAAGTGCTCTTTCTTCTGCACCCGGAGAGGTGGATGGGGACTCGAGAGGACGCTGCGCGGGAGGAGGTGGCCGGTGGGGAGGACCTTTTCCGGGAGGGCGGAGACGACCGGGAACCCGACTGCGCTTCTCGTCTCTTTCCACGAAAAAAGAGAATTTCTGGCAGACGTGTAGACGTAGATGCTCCCTCTGGAGCCCTGCCGCGGGACCCCGCAGCCCCACCCAAATCCGTGCTCGTGCGGGTCATGGATTATCAGGTGACACAAGAAGTCCTGCAGACCGAGTGGACGAAGGGCTGCATGACCACACGGACCGAGGAGTGCTGCATGACCGCCGTCACTTTCCGCACCAACAGGGAGTGA